A window of bacterium genomic DNA:
TCATATTTAAGTCTTGGCCAGACCCCTGGGGGTAAATACTAACCTGCTCAAAGGGACCTACCTGCCCTTAGCAAATGATGAAAGTCATCCCACATCTTCGACTGATCTTCCATGCTTTGGAGCTCGAAAATAGCTCTTAACTTTTGGGCCTGGGATGTGCACTTCACCCCAGGCCCGCCCAGGAGCAGATCTTAGAGGGATTCCAGGAGTAATTCAGAGAGATCCAATATCGGGAGTTCTTCTTCCTTGCCCATGGTCTTGGTTGAGGCCTCCAGCATCACCACACAATAAGGACAGGCCGTGACCATAGCCTGCGCCCCTTTGGCAAGAGCTTCCTCCACCCTCAGGTCCCCAAATCTTTCCCCGGGGGCAGTCTCCATCCAAATTCGGCCCCCACCGCCTCCACAGCACAGGCTGTTGGCGCGAATGCGATCCAGCTCTTGGAATTCACCGTTTGCCACGGCCTGAATCAGAGCCCTGGGCTCATCGAAGACCTCGTTGTGCCGTCCCAAGTAGCAGGGATCATGATACGCTATTTTTCGGCCTGAAGACTTGCTTGGTTTCAGCTTCCCTTGCTTCACAAGCTGGGCCAACATCTGGGAATGGTGCGCCACCTCGAACTCCCCACCCAACTCTGGGTACTCCTTGGTGAAGGTAAAAAGACAGTGGGGGGAGGTGGTAATTATCTTTTTTACTCCCTTGGACTGGAAAAGCGAGATGTTTGCCTGGGCCAATTTCTGGAAAAGATCTTCGTCACCGATCTTCCTCACTGATTCACCACAACAGCTCTCCTGCTCTCCTATCACACCAAAGCTAACACCGGCTTTCTTCAGAAGCTCCACCACCGAACGAGCTATCTTCTGACTGCGCACGTCGTAGCAGGATGTACAACAAACAAACAGAAGGTACTCGGTCCCCTCTGAGAAGACAGGCACATCAAGCCCTTTCATCCATTCGGTGCGTTTGTCCCTCTCTCCAGACCAGGGATTCCCATGGCTGTGCAGACTTCCGATCACAGGCCTGTAGCTTCCAGGCACTGTTCCCACAGAGGCCAGCATGCTTCTCATGCCCCTTACGTTGTCAATTATTTTCACCTGCCTGGGGCATCGCACCACGCACTGACCGCAGGTGCTGCAAGCGTAGATGACCTCCTCAGACTCGAAACCCTCCAAGCCCAGTTGTCCCAGTCTCTGCACCTTGCGGATATTGAAAGACTGGGAGATGTGACCAGGCACCAGTCTCCAGGGACATGAGCCAGTGCAAAGCCCGCACTGCATGCACCAATAGAGAGTTTCTGCTCCCGAGGCCACTATGGCCTCGCTGACTTCCAGAAAAGGTGTTCTAGCTTCCATGTCTTTTTTCCTCCAATGGGGGAGCGCAGCCTCCTGCCCCCTAAAATCCTTTGTATGGATTGGGTCCTATCTCCTGTATTCGCTCCATAAAACTCTCCACCAGGGAGGGGATCCTGGTGTAATCCCTTATCTCCACCTGCTCCAGACGCACCCTGTCCGACTCCAAGGCCAATCTGTCAAGGGTCTCCGAGACCTTGGAAAGCCTGTACTGGGCCAGCTCACTTCCCTTTATCATGTGACACTGGTAGTCGTCCCCATGTTTGCAGCCCAACAAAAGCACCCCATCTATTCCTTTGGAAAGGGCGTCCGCCACCCATATCAAGTTGAGGGAGCCCAGACATCTAACGGGAATGACCCTCACATACGGATTCCATCGGAGCCTGCGCTGTCCCAGCATATCCAAAGCCGGATATGCATCGTTTTCACAGGCCAGCACCACCACCCTGGGCTTCTCCTCGTCCTCTTCTGGCACCTCTATGGCCTTGATCATGGCCCCTATCATGTCCACAGAATAATCCTTGAAAGAGATGATACGCTCAGGACAAGACCCCATGCATATGGAACATCGCCTGCAGCGGGTTGGATTGGGAAGGGGATTGGCCTTCTCATCCTCGTTGATTGCACCAAAGGGGCACTCCTCTGTGCATCTCTTGCACTGGGTGCAACGCTGCATGAAGAACTCCGGATATGAACGATCTCCTGCCCTGGGATGTACAGCCTCCCCCCTCGCGGTCATCTCCAGACACTGGATGGCCTTCAGGGCAGCCCCCCTGCCATCCTCTTCTGCCCCCAAGGTGTCCATGGGCTGCCTCACGCATCCTGCCGCATAAATGCCAGTGCGACGTGTTTCGTAAGGAAAACAGATGAAGTGGGAATCCGGCATGCCGTAACGCAGCTTGGGTAGCTCCGGTCCCTGCCTGTATTCCAAGAAAAGAGCCATTCCCTCTTTTTGCCGATCTGTCACCGAAGTAGGTTCAGCCTGGGCTTCCTGGGAACCCTGGGCCACATCTGGGCCACCTGCCATGTCAGCATCCAAAGCCATGGAAGGCACCATACCGGTGGCCAGCACCACCATGTCTCCTTCCAAGCTCAGTCTCTCTCCGGCCAGGACATCATCCACCTCCACCACCAGCTTGCCTGAACCATCCCCGGCCACAGAGGCCACCTCACCCTTGAGGAAAACACATCCCTGTTTTTGAAGCTTTCTGTAGAACTCCTCATATTGGCCTGGAGTTCTCATGTCCTTATATACAATATACACTGCCGTAGAGGGTTCTTGCTGCTTCAGATAAAGGGCCTGTTTGAGGCTCACCATGCAGCACACAGAAGAACAATAGGGCAGATGCTGTGGATCCCTGGATCCTGCACATTGGATGAATATCACACTGCCTGGAACGCTCTGGTCCGAAGGCCTTGTTATCTTCCCTTCCCTGGCCGCACGCTCCTCCAATTCCACATTGGTGACCACATCCGGACTGAGCCCATAACCCAGGTGACCAAGGCGGGCAGGATCATATGGCCTCCAGCCTGTGGCCTGCACGATGGAGCCGGCTTTGAAGCTGTCTTGCCCCTCTGCTCCATTGACCGTCACCTGGAACATGCCCGGTGCGCCTTGAATGGACTTAATTTGGGTGGAGCACAAGACCTTGATGTTAGGGTGGGATTTCACCTGGGAGACCACGGCATCCAGTTCCACCTCCTCCAGTTCCCCGTAAGGTGGGTGCACAGGGTATCGCTTCCATTGCCTGGCCAGCCATCCCCCCAGCTCCTGCTCCTTTTCCACTAGGGTGACCTGATAGCCCGCCTTGGCAGCCTCCAGGGCAGAGATCATTCCCGAAATCCCTCCTCCCACCACCAAAACGCTCTTTTCCACTTCCGCCTGGTAAGGCTCCAGAGGCTGGGACTTCTGAACCCTCACTATCCCCATACGGATGTAATCCTCGGCCATCATCTGGGTATCTTCGTCCCCTGCAGGAAGCCCCCATACGACCTGTTCCCTGAGATTAACCCTCTCCACAACCAAATTATCCGGGAATCGAAACACATCGGTAAGCGCCCTGGGCGAACAAGCTGCAAGCACCACACCGTTTACTCCCGCCTTCTCCACATCCTCAAGGATCAGACTCATTCCTTCCTGGCTGCAGTAAGCCTGGTGGCTGCGGCACACAGAGGCCTTCATCTCGCCTGTGGCCACCTTGGCCAGCCCATCCAGGTTCAGCGCTTCACCGATCCCACATCCTGAGCACAAATACACCCCTATCTTATCCATGGGCCACTACCTCCCCAACAAGGACTGGATGGCCAGAAGTGCCGCACCGGTGGCGTCCTGAACGCTGTGCGCCACATCCACGGGTTTCTTGACACATCCTGCTGGAATTATCCCAGAAGACACAGACTCGGTCAGAAAGCCGTAATCGTCGTAAGATACCTGGCCTGGAACCTGCCGATTCACACTGGTGGGCACCATTCCAGTGGCCAGAACCACCAGATCGGCCTTTGCCTTCATAGCCTTCCCCTGCTCCACATCCTCCACGGTCAGAACCAGCTCTTTGCTTTCTTTGTCAGCTACTATGTCGGCCACCTTTCCCTTGACCAAGGAAATCTTTTCGTCAGACTTCACACGATTGTAAAAATCCTCCAGCCGCCCCAATGCCCTTACATCAATGTAGAAGATCGTGATCTCTGCATCGGGATATTGTTCCCTCACATAAAGGGCCTGTTTGAGTGAAGCCAGGCAGCATACTCCAGAGCAATAAGGCAGGTGGTTCTCGTCTCTGGAGCCAGCACACTGCACAAAGGCCACCTTGTTCACTGCAGATCCATCCGAGGGTCTGAGAATCTTCCCCCCAGTAGGTCCATTTATGGAAGAGAGCCTTTCCATCATCACATTGTTGATGACATTGGGATGCTCTCCAAAGCGATAGTACGGGACCCTGGAGGCATCGAAAGGATCCCAGCCAGTGGCCCAAATCGCAGCCCCCACCTCTAAACTCAGGCTCTTCCCCTTCATCTCCAATTCCACTGCTTGAAAGGGGCATACTTCTTTGCATTTCCCGCAATCAGGCCCCAGGCAGGCTCCAGGATCTATGACATACCTGGCCGGAAAGGCCATCTCATGTGGCAGATATATGGCTTTTGTCTTATCCAGTCCATAGTTGAACTCATTGGGCCTTTCCACAGGGCAGACCTTTTCACACTCCCCGCAGGCAGTGCACCTCTCATTGACTAGTCTGGGATGCACTTCCACCTTGGCCGTCATGTGCCCTGGTTCTCCCTGGAGTTCCACAACCTCGGCCATGGTGTATACCTGGATCTTGGGATTCT
This region includes:
- a CDS encoding (Fe-S)-binding protein encodes the protein MEARTPFLEVSEAIVASGAETLYWCMQCGLCTGSCPWRLVPGHISQSFNIRKVQRLGQLGLEGFESEEVIYACSTCGQCVVRCPRQVKIIDNVRGMRSMLASVGTVPGSYRPVIGSLHSHGNPWSGERDKRTEWMKGLDVPVFSEGTEYLLFVCCTSCYDVRSQKIARSVVELLKKAGVSFGVIGEQESCCGESVRKIGDEDLFQKLAQANISLFQSKGVKKIITTSPHCLFTFTKEYPELGGEFEVAHHSQMLAQLVKQGKLKPSKSSGRKIAYHDPCYLGRHNEVFDEPRALIQAVANGEFQELDRIRANSLCCGGGGGRIWMETAPGERFGDLRVEEALAKGAQAMVTACPYCVVMLEASTKTMGKEEELPILDLSELLLESL
- a CDS encoding FAD-dependent oxidoreductase, which codes for MDKIGVYLCSGCGIGEALNLDGLAKVATGEMKASVCRSHQAYCSQEGMSLILEDVEKAGVNGVVLAACSPRALTDVFRFPDNLVVERVNLREQVVWGLPAGDEDTQMMAEDYIRMGIVRVQKSQPLEPYQAEVEKSVLVVGGGISGMISALEAAKAGYQVTLVEKEQELGGWLARQWKRYPVHPPYGELEEVELDAVVSQVKSHPNIKVLCSTQIKSIQGAPGMFQVTVNGAEGQDSFKAGSIVQATGWRPYDPARLGHLGYGLSPDVVTNVELEERAAREGKITRPSDQSVPGSVIFIQCAGSRDPQHLPYCSSVCCMVSLKQALYLKQQEPSTAVYIVYKDMRTPGQYEEFYRKLQKQGCVFLKGEVASVAGDGSGKLVVEVDDVLAGERLSLEGDMVVLATGMVPSMALDADMAGGPDVAQGSQEAQAEPTSVTDRQKEGMALFLEYRQGPELPKLRYGMPDSHFICFPYETRRTGIYAAGCVRQPMDTLGAEEDGRGAALKAIQCLEMTARGEAVHPRAGDRSYPEFFMQRCTQCKRCTEECPFGAINEDEKANPLPNPTRCRRCSICMGSCPERIISFKDYSVDMIGAMIKAIEVPEEDEEKPRVVVLACENDAYPALDMLGQRRLRWNPYVRVIPVRCLGSLNLIWVADALSKGIDGVLLLGCKHGDDYQCHMIKGSELAQYRLSKVSETLDRLALESDRVRLEQVEIRDYTRIPSLVESFMERIQEIGPNPYKGF
- a CDS encoding CoB--CoM heterodisulfide reductase iron-sulfur subunit A family protein translates to MSGAAQRGILVVGGGISGLTAAVEAAEVGFPVYLVEKAPYLGGRVARSNRYFPKMCPPQCGLEINFRRIRKNPKIQVYTMAEVVELQGEPGHMTAKVEVHPRLVNERCTACGECEKVCPVERPNEFNYGLDKTKAIYLPHEMAFPARYVIDPGACLGPDCGKCKEVCPFQAVELEMKGKSLSLEVGAAIWATGWDPFDASRVPYYRFGEHPNVINNVMMERLSSINGPTGGKILRPSDGSAVNKVAFVQCAGSRDENHLPYCSGVCCLASLKQALYVREQYPDAEITIFYIDVRALGRLEDFYNRVKSDEKISLVKGKVADIVADKESKELVLTVEDVEQGKAMKAKADLVVLATGMVPTSVNRQVPGQVSYDDYGFLTESVSSGIIPAGCVKKPVDVAHSVQDATGAALLAIQSLLGR